The DNA segment CCAGAGCCCAGAGCAGCAGATGGtaagtttcttttcttgttgAAATTCCAACTGTTGCCTTCTCTGCCTTGTGTTGTTTTGAGATCGATTTTGACAGTTTCTGTTTAAATATCCGTTAAGGAAATTGTTATTttcattccttttcttttcttgttgtaGTGACTCATAGCATGGCTGAAAATATACAAAGTGATAAGATGATGGATAAAAGTGGGGCTTCTAATTCAAATGCAATAAGCCAATCTAAAACAACGGagtcaaatataaccaaaaaaggaaaaaaggtctATTGTGTGGGATCATTTTACAAAAATTATTACTTCCGAAGGGAGTACAAAAGCAAAATGTGACTATTGCTTTATTGAGTATTGTTTTAAGACCAAAGACGGTACATCAACACTTCTTTCTCATATGTTTAAATGTCTTAAACGCCCTGCTATTGTTGATAAAAAAACAATCAAATTTATGTTTTCAATCTGTTCCGGGGGTAGTCAGGGTGACATAACTGTTGTTAattggaaatttgatcaagaagAGTGTAGGAAGGCATTATGTCGTATGGTAATAGTTGATGAGCTTCCTTTCAGCTTTGTTGAGAAAGAAGGTTTTAGAGACTTTATGAAAGTGGCGCAACCTTATTTTTGGATCCCTTCCCGTAGTACTGTAACTAGGgattattttgatctttttaatGAAGAAAAGCAAAAGTTGAAGAGGTCTTTTATAGAAACGAAAAAAAGAGTATGTATTACCACTGATACCTGGACTTCTAtacaaagaataaattatatgtgtATCACTGCCCATTGGATTGATAGTGAATGGAATATGCATAAaagaataattattttttgtcCTATTGTTAGTCATAAAGGCGAAGATATGGCAAATGGTATTGGTAGGTGCTTACGTGAGTGGGGGATAAATAAGATCTTCACTGTCAGAGTTGATAAGGCAAGCTCCAATGATGTGATAGTAAAAGAATTGTCCTAGCAATTAACAAAAATGGGAATTAATTTGATGAATGGTAATCACCTTCACGTGAGATGTATGGCTCACATCATGAATCTTGTGGTCCAGGATGGTTTAAAAGAATCTTCAGTGTCTATTGAACGTGTTAGGCATGCAGTGAGATATGTTAGGCAGTCTCCTGCGAGGTTGAAGAGGTTTCAAGAATATTTTGATGATGAACAACTCAATTGTAAAAACAATTTATGCTTGGAAGTTCCAACTAGGTGGAATTCCACATACTTGATGTTGCGCAGGGCTGTTGAATTTGAAAGTGCATTTTCACATTATGCATCTAGTGAAATTGGCCTAAGACATTATCTTGAGCATTCTTATATTGAAGTTGGAATTCCTACAGGTGAACTTTTGAGTAGTGATTGGGAGAATGTAAAAAGAATTACAAAGTTTCTTGAAATCTTCTATCGTCTTACTTTGATAATATCTGGATCAAGTTATGTTACATCGAATattcattttcttgaaatttgtGCGGTTGCTATTTATTTAAAGCAATTGATAGCAAATGAAGATACAGTTTAAGTGAAATGGCAAAGAAGATGAAGGAAAAGTTTAATAAGTATTGGGGTGATCCAGGGaaaatgaacaagataatttTCAGCTCATGTATTTTGGATCCACGTTACAAGCTCGAATCAGTTGGTTATGCACTTGTAAAGATGTTTGGTGAAGTTCCGGTGGCAACTATACAAGCAGAAGTGAAGAAGTACATGATTTCATTATTTAGTGAGTTTGTAAAGTCCAGCTCAAAAGGTGTCGTGCTTGCTTAATCTTTAGATTGTTCTTCATTGGACACTTCTACTTCCGGGCTTTCTGATAGTCAAGTAAGCACCCAAAATACAGGACTTTTAGAATCACTAATGcaagatataaaaaaaatataaaagtggcaGTGGAGGTGTGGATACTAAAACAGAGTTAGATAAATATTTTGGTGAAGAAACTGAGGATGACACTAAAGAATTTGATGTTCTTCTCTGGTGGAAATTGAACTCAGCTAGATTTCATGTTCTTGCGGAGATGGCTCGTGATGTATTAGTGGTTCCGGTTTCAAGTGTGGCATCGAATGTGCGTTTAGTACGGGAGGACGtcttcttgattcatttaggagttcattaacTCCTAAATTGTTGCAAGCTCTAGTGTGTCTTCAAGATTGGCTTcgaaatgaaaaattaaaacaacTTGTTAGTGTTGAGGAAGATATTGATAAAATCGAGCAGCTTGAACAAGGTAATAATATTGTTACTATATTTGTTGTATATAAGTGTGTTCAAGGTAATAATATTGTTACTATATTTGTTGTATATAAGTGTTGTGGATATGCTTATATTTATCACACGActcattattttaatttattttcttcagATTTAGCCAGCGATGGAAAAGACCCTTCTGTAATTGACGTGTAGTGTTAATATATATCGTAAGAATTCGAATTGTAATACAATGTTAATAAATATGTTAATATATTAACAACAAACATGAATATTTAGATCAACATTTTATATAATTCTACTAATTAGCTCAAATTTTAAGGTGTATCTGCAAACTCATTGATCTTATTTTGTAAAGTCTTGTGCCCTCAAGCTGTCATATTTCAAGCCTGCTACCATATGAGTTATATAGTGCTAGGCTGTTGTATGTTACCAGTTTGTTATTTCTTGAATGCTATTAATAATGTAAATGGTTCGACCGCTGCAGAGTGATTCCAAAGACTCTTAGGttgttgtttgaactttgaagctgCAGAAATTGAAGCACTGTTAGGCATTAGCTGCAGCTGTTGTATTTTGTGGATGTCTCCAATTGTTATAGATTTTATGTctaaatttctattttatctcTAGTTGTATTCTGGACTCATTTTGATAGGTGTAATTGCCATGTTACGAAGTGTTAATAGAATCTCCATTCATCATTATTATAAAACAGTTAAGATTTCAAGTGGTTACTATATATGGATAGTAAATTGGTAATTAATAAGCATGTgtaaatatttgtataaaatttTGTACTCTTTGTTATTTATGTGTATGGATTAATCACGTACTAGCAAATAGTGATTTAAGCATGTGTAAATTAAATATCTTACAGCTTTGCCTTTAGATCTTTTTTATCTAGATCTTTACATATTAAATTAGTATTGATCTGATCTTTATGAAAATGGTATGTGCGTCATGTGCAATTGCATCCATTGCTCCAATATTTGTAGTCTGAACTAAAAGCAGCGTCAGTGGGCACTAGAAGATTTCTTTAGCGTTTAGAGGTGTCAATTTTGGTGTAACAACTAATAGGTTGTAACATGAAGGACCAAAATAGTCCTCTGTAATACAGATTGAactaggccgataaaccgcccgataataactaaaccgataccaatccgcctgatatcttatcgggtggctaccagattaatatatttaaaagccAATAACTGATAAGCcgaaccgttaagagtaaataagtGCCCGATCTGCTCGATAAGAAGCCCAATTCTtgatgaaagagcgagcttccttgatgaataaagtcaactcttgatgctctagtgtcacattagaactattgtacttaaaaagtcaaatcattgcattgttgataattcataagtgttgtgggtaattgttggtcccaattgatgtgtgtttgattcacCTTAAGTCAGCTGAAATAgctcttttcttgtggaggtggaaattaccttatttgcttgaggacaagtaaaagcttaagtttgggggagttgataagtagggattttgagtacttatttgcactcttttactttcattttagctcaaaattgcttaaagatattcccgaaaactgataaaatgtgctttcttgcaatagtgttggaatatgagtcaaagagatgaaaatcaactcaagaaggagtaaattttgacaaggaccaaaacaaagCTAAAAGggcaaaatgcggaccgcacaatattgagtgcggccgcagaacatgaGGAAGCCTCTGACAAAATATCTATgcattgtgcggccgcagaagatgaggttcagagagatggattCTTGGGTCATGAAGAAGTGTGGTCCGCACCATTTTTGtacggccgcactcagaaatgtgcggtccgcagtagtCTTACATGCCAAAGCTAAATTTtgagagtgcggccgcactcagaaatgtgcagACCGCGGAATTTGAAGAAGTGCGTCCACAacccagaattatgcggccgcagaagtccatCCTGTCAAGCTAATgtcaaagtgcggaccacacacataattttgcggccgcagaatctcCGCAGAGGCAATTTTGTCCGATAATTTCAGCTGGGTATAAATAGCtctttttgtcaaatttaggTAAGTAGAGAACACCTGAGAATagatagccatttttctttactattttggataactttgtaatagtttatcattttaacattagattttcttcccttaatatctattatgagttttatcttagttttttctttaatttcttcattttctatgaGTAGAtaaacccttagctagggttgtgacccaaccctagtatgggtacttaatgtGTGATTGATTTAtggcttatttatgattgggtatatgataattagcctagttcttgcttgaatttgagaattgatggtttcaaacattgattcatgcctaattgaattagtctctacttgagaaacaGAGATTAAGTCTAGCAAAAcatggctaacaagaaattggggtaaactcaagaaattgatagccccaattaaagggtcgaatctagagatagtaagacccgacttgagcatctatcacttgttttgtgaaatacccatttggacttgagaaagctaaattgggcaaaatcactcaaactaccgagaggtatagagtgagtaatcgcatgtgattgctatattgtatcccgaccaaccaaacatgccctaaagctctcaatccgttaggtaaccaactaggtggaagttacaaccctagattttttataacctgaaaaacaacaataccaaaataaacattgtctcttagctttacaattacaGCATTAACATAAGATTTAAGAGTAAAAAAGAAACAACTGAATATATGGAAGTACAATCTTGGGTAGGTCATATACTTagactaggtatatacctaatccaacaTAAAGCTCTCTGTGGAATCGACCCGACTCGCGTTGGGTATTTATAGTTGCATTGACCGCCTCACAATCCCAATTAGttgtgtgagtttgggcgacatcacgTCTGAAACCCATAATAAAaaacaaggccttcaaaatttcataaccggttctaaaggctaacTTTGGCAAACTATAGTCTAAAAAAGCATAAGTACTTTAGGGAAAGAGTTTCTGGTCATACCGAACCCCCGCGatgccttaaacaaaataatatagAAGGCAAGGCCTGTTCAAACCTCCGAACATGACCTaactattttatgctaaggcatttcgatctttgcaaacataaagaataaagcaaaggaaagcAAAATTCTTAAAAACTATCGAAGGGAAAAACAAGCCTTATATATTATATAcag comes from the Nicotiana tabacum cultivar K326 chromosome 14, ASM71507v2, whole genome shotgun sequence genome and includes:
- the LOC142168869 gene encoding zinc finger BED domain-containing protein RICESLEEPER 2-like encodes the protein MGINLMNGNHLHVRCMAHIMNLVVQDGLKESSVSIERVRHAVRYVRQSPARLKRFQEYFDDEQLNCKNNLCLEVPTRWNSTYLMLRRAVEFESAFSHYASSEIGLRHYLEHSYIEVGIPTGELLSSDWENVKRITKFLEIFYRLTLIISGSSYVTSNIHFLEICAVAIYLKQLIANEDTV